A window of the Oryza brachyantha chromosome 5, ObraRS2, whole genome shotgun sequence genome harbors these coding sequences:
- the LOC102712539 gene encoding pentatricopeptide repeat-containing protein At2g35030, mitochondrial-like encodes MGRPSCVERLPPVALRRGVSDAFLRPLLRGSFLRFLATAEITHPPRRGEFRRDPGSEEHRLASLGRQRGVAAARAMVDGMPHRDDDVDAAMVAIHLRSRDLPRAEALFCAAPPLARGLHLDTLMLGGYVKSGHLDRARRLFDGMAVKSVVAWTCMVSGYCSAGLVDEARRLFDLMPCRNVFAWTTMVQGYARNGMLREAREMFDQMPERNVVAWTVMVKAYADNGCIQEAGELFSRMPRKNTYSWHAMITGFMFAGKVDDAIELFDKMPHRNVVSWTIVVTGLAHNGFACKAREFFDRTPKKDTPAWNAMITAYTKDGHLNEARRLFDRMPAKDLLTWNIIINGYSINELKDEALRFFLLMLRSAVSPDSATLISILLTSESTMEVRQIHGLSTRLGFQSETNLGNTLVTMYSRSGDLSSSWLAFRGLNVKDAITWTSTIQALANHGCAPCALQGFAQMLRYGYKPSSTTFTAVLSACTHVGLVEKGQKIFKSIHHVYGLEPTIEHYSCLVDLLGRGGYVREAKEVVDSMEQDMCDEAILGILLGACMTHNEVEIAREVAESLVKIDPSGSGGYTLLANVFASGGMWNDMASVWKIIKASKVKKTPGFSQIEVNARNHVFYSRDQMHSQCTEIYEMLNCSLVPQMKGSSSLGTGSTDQNIYYIV; translated from the coding sequence ATGGGGAGGCCTTCCTGTGTCGAACGCCTCCCTCCGGTCGCTCTCCGGCGCGGCGTCTCGGATGCTTTCCTCCGCCCCCTTCTCCGGGGCTCATTCCTCCGCTTCCTCGCCACCGCGGAGATTACCCATCCTCCGCGGAGGGGGGAATTCCGTCGGGACCCCGGTTCTGAAGAGCACAGGCTCGCCTCTCTCGGGCGGCAGCGTGGAGTGGCGGCCGCTCGCGCCATGGTCGACGGAATGCCGCACCGGGATGATGATGTTGACGCCGCCATGGTCGCCATCCACCTCAGGAGCCGCGACCTTCCGCGCGCGGAGGCTCTCTTCTGCGCGGCGCCACCGCTTGCCCGGGGACTCCATCTTGACACCTTGATGCTCGGTGGGTACGTCAAGTCTGGCCACCTCGACCGTGCCCGCAGGCTGTTCGATGGAATGGCGGTGAAGAGCGTGGTCGCCTGGACATGCATGGTCTCTGGATATTGCAGCGCGGGCCTTGTGGACGAGGCACGCCGCCTGTTTGATCTGATGCCATGTAGGAATGTCTTTGCGTGGACGACGATGGTGCAGGGGTATGCACGCAATGGAATGCTACGGGAAGCAAGGGAGATGTTTGATCAGATGCCGGAGAGGAACGTGGTTGCTTGGACAGTCATGGTTAAGGCCTATGCTGACAATGGTTGTATCCAGGAGGCTGGGGAGTTATTCAGCAGGATGCCTCGGAAGAATACATATTCTTGGCATGCCATGATTACCGGTTTTATGTTTGCTGGGAAAGTGGATGATGCGATTGAGTTGTTTGATAAGATGCCACATAGGAATGTGGTTTCTTGGACTATAGTGGTCACTGGCTTGGCACACAATGGTTTTGCTTGTAAGGCCAGAGAGTTCTTCGACAGAACGCCAAAGAAGGATACTCCAGCGTGGAACGCGATGATCACTGCTTATACCAAGGATGGCCATCTGAATGAGGCACGAAGGCTGTTTGATCGGATGCCTGCAAAGGATCTGCTGACCTGGAATATCATCATCAATGGGTATTCCATTAACGAACTTAAGGACGAAGCTTTGaggttttttcttcttatgctCCGCTCAGCAGTATCTCCTGACAGCGCTACATTAATTAGTATCTTACTAACATCTGAGAGCACAATGGAGGTTAGACAAATTCATGGGTTGTCTACCAGACTGGGATTCCAGTCCGAAACTAACTTAGGAAATACTCTCGTCACGATGTATTCTAGAAGTGGCGATCTGTCATCTTCATGGCTTGCTTTCAGGGGTTTGAATGTCAAGGATGCCATAACATGGACATCAACAATACAAGCTTTAGCAAACCATGGGTGCGCACCTTGCGCCTTGCAGGGTTTCGCCCAAATGTTAAGGTATGGATATAAACCCAGTTCAACTACCTTCACTGCAGTGTTATCAGCTTGTACCCATGTTGGATTAGTCGAGAAAGGTCAAAAGATATTCAAATCAATTCACCATGTTTATGGACTGGAACCAACCATTGAGCACTACTCTTGCCTTGTGGATCTCCTAGGCCGAGGAGGGTATGTGAGGGAAGCCAAGGAAGTGGTCGACAGTATGGAGCAGGATATGTGTGATGAGGCCATTCTGGGGATCCTGCTGGGAGCTTGCATGACGCATAATGAGGTGGAGATAGCAAGAGAAGTGGCTGAGAGTCTTGTCAAAATTGACCCCTCTGGTTCAGGAGGCTATACACTTTTAGCCAATGTTTTTGCATCAGGTGGGATGTGGAATGATATGGCAAGTGTGTGGAAGATTATAAAGGCGAGCAAAGTCAAGAAGACTCCTGGTTTTAGTCAGATTGAAGTGAACGCAAGGAATCATGTTTTCTACTCAAGGGACCAGATGCATTCACAATGCACAGAAATTTATGAAATGCTAAATTGCAGTCTTGTCCCTCAGATGAAGGGTTCATCAAGCCTAGGAACAGGCTCTActgatcaaaatatatattatatagtttAG
- the LOC102717152 gene encoding uncharacterized protein LOC102717152, whose protein sequence is MGMKFRVVCRKLYDYVRYDLKEIAFPSSLPDPPHIKKRRKLTWKEKWCVLKEATRLYGASWVRDIGPELRPNDYKKAKEEPDIKTEEGRSEPTAVEDFLGALKGGAEKAKPALQRLYMARASNYTDALKNYVESYKEGLKEHLEEEAMVKGHRQDNEATKPPQSPSS, encoded by the coding sequence ATGGGCATGAAGTTCAGAGTTGTTTGCAGGAAATTGTATGATTACGTCAGGTATGATCTTAAGGAGATTGCTTTTCCTTCATCCTTGCCAGATCCTCCACACATCAAGAAGCGTCGAAAGCTCACCTGGAAAGAAAAGTGGTGTGTTCTGAAGGAGGCAACCAGGCTGTATGGGGCTTCTTGGGTCAGAGACATTGGCCCTGAGCTCAGACCAAACGACTACAAGAAGGCCAAAGAGGAACCTGACATCAAGACTGAGGAGGGAAGAAGCGAACCTACTGCTGTTGAGGACTTCCTCGGCGCATTAAAGGGTGGTGCAGAGAAGGCTAAGCCTGCGTTACAGCGGCTGTACATGGCTCGCGCCTCAAACTACACAGATGCACTGAAGAACTATGTCGAGTCCTACAAAGAAGGTCTGAAAGAGCATTTGGAGGAAGAAGCCATGGTTAAAGGTCATCGGCAAGACAATGAGGCAACAAAGCCACCGCAGTCACCGTCATCCTGA
- the LOC121054552 gene encoding cysteine-rich repeat secretory protein 55-like gives MAAAASCSPSVSVLLVMAVVVVVAAAPCSAVDPVNTYCGKNMSSAQAQVSVGQVLSELVPRASAGYYATAAAGRGDSAIWGLAQCRGDIPAPDCALCAAAAARQLAGACRGSADARVWYDYCFMRYDDVDFRGLPDTGYALVLLNTQNATDPEAFDRAQRKVMARVAADAGSDGGGGLARETARVEKGVSIYGLGWCTRDITAADCGLCVAQAVAEMPNYCRFRRGCRVLYSSCMARYETYPFFFPLDGQTTAAAGDYDMVVLNP, from the coding sequence atggcggcggcggcgtcgtgctcACCGTCAGTGTCCGTGCTGCTTGTGATGGCGGTggtcgtggtggtggcggcggcgccgtgctcCGCCGTGGACCCGGTGAACACGTACTGCGGCAAGAACATGAGCAGCGCGCAGGCGCAGGTCAGCGTCGGGCAGGTGCTGTCGGAGCTGGTCCCGCGCGCCTCCGCGGGCTACTAcgcgacggccgccgccgggcgcgGCGACTCCGCCATCTGGGGCCTTGCGCAGTGCCGCGGCGACATCCCGGCCCCCGACTGCGCGCtctgcgctgccgccgccgccaggcagctcgccggcgcgtgCCGCGGCAGCGCCGACGCGCGCGTGTGGTACGACTACTGCTTCATGCGGTACGACGACGTGGACTTCCGCGGCCTCCCCGACACCGGCTACGCGCTCGTCCTCCTCAACACGCAGAACGCCACCGACCCGGAGGCGTTCGACAGGGCGCAGCGGAAGGTGATGGCTCGCGTGGCGGCGGACGCCgggagcgacggcggcggcgggctggcgagggagacggcgagggtggAGAAGGGGGTGAGCATCTACGGGCTGGGGTGGTGCACGCGGGACATCACGGCGGCGGACTGCGGGCTGTGCGTGGCgcaggcggtggcggagaTGCCCAACTACTGCCGCTTCCGCCGCGGATGCCGCGTGCTCTACAGCAGCTGCATGGCGCGCTACGAGACCTACCCCTTCTTCTTCCCGCTCGACGGCcagaccaccgccgccgccggcgactaTGACATGGTCGTCTTAAACCcataa